The Arachis hypogaea cultivar Tifrunner chromosome 16, arahy.Tifrunner.gnm2.J5K5, whole genome shotgun sequence genome contains a region encoding:
- the LOC112754290 gene encoding uncharacterized protein gives MEEHLTNPPGGEDNNNGNPPQRRVLASYTFANPRHCGSSILAPNVNANNFELKPQLITLVQNNCSFGGGPLEDPHQHLSTFLRICNTVKTNGVPPDSYKLMLFAFSLRDKATQWLESFPRDSINNWDDLVTKFLAKFYPLQRIIRLKAEVQTFTQMEAEPIYEAWERYKALIRKCPPAMFNEWEKLQNFCEGLTLKSQEALDHSAGGSLQLMKTAEEAQELIDMVSNNQYFFAHQRGRQPSQRRGVMELEGVDSILAQNKMMQQQIQQQFEQMAKRIDSLQVAAVNTSQSSTTWGQSEETQEEQQQEQIQYMHNQGPNEVYGDTYNPSWKNHPNLRWGDNHTQNQQPWQRNSNQHNPRSNQNHNQQQANQNPYRKPQNNYPNLNQYQSNNQPTNQNAYHPPPTSHNPPQISPEAQRITHLEAMIDKMLKHQEMVAKNQEASLKSLERQMGQLSKQVSIERPSNSLPSDTIPNPKEECKEIQLRSGRTLIGNNDTTRKQAENIKEPTEDEKQTKADKAKEQVVMPNKDTEKLKEKDNQPHSSKEVAQGQQQIGKSIIPPLPYPQRFNKEVKDQHFHKFLEIFKKFEINIPLDEALEQMPLYSKFLKDLINKKRSWLERETILLTEECSAVIQRGIPPKLKDPGSFVVSCTIGKIILNKALCDLGASINLMPLSMMRKLAIEELKPTRMSLVMADRSIKTPNGIVENLLVKVGEFIFPADFVILDTEEEGNDSIILGRPFLHTARAIIDVEKGEMTFRVHNEQMIINVFKSMQNAPEQEDYVRVDMIDSLVEETVEENFQEQEGNQGATEEQVAETFTEQDERQDSNEDVQKQELKPLPTHLKYAFLGTSESFPVIINSSLTKKEEGELLDVLKAHKDALGWTIDDLKGISPAVCMHKILLEDNSKPVVQPQRRLNPTMKEVVQKEVIKLWNAGIIFPISDSPWVSPVQVVPKKGGMTVITNEKNELIPTRTVTGWRMCIDYRRLNDATRKDHFPLPFIDQMLERLAGHAYYCFLDGYSGYNQIVVDPKDQEKTAFTCPFGVFAYRRMPFGLCNAPATFQRCMLSIFSDMVEKFLEVFMDDFSVFGDNFNACLNHLTLVLKRCQETNLVLNWEKCHFMVPEGIVLGHKVSRKGIEVDKAKVEIIEKLPLPINVKSVRSFLGHAGFYRRFIKDFSKIAKPLSNLLMLDNPFVFDENCQHAFETLKNKLTTAPIITPPDWELPFELMCDASDIAIGAVLGQKKGNLHHVIYYASKVLNEAQRNYTTTEKELLAVVYAFDKF, from the coding sequence atggaggaacatttaaccaatccaccaggtggagaagacaacaacaatggcaacccaccccagaggagagttttggcttcctacacctttgcaaatcctagacattgtgggagcagcatcttggctccaaatgtcaatgctaacaattttgaactcaagccacaactcatcactttggttcagaacaattgctcttttggtggaggaccacttgaggacccacaccaacatttatccactttcttgaggatatgcaacactgtcaaaactaatggagtgccccctgacagttacaagctgatgctattcgcattttctctcagggacaaggccactcaatggttagaatcttttccaagagacagcatcaacaactgggatgatttggtaactaagttccttgcaaaattttatccacttcagaggattataaggttaaaggctgaggttcaaacatttacacaaatggaggccgaacccatctatgaggcatgggagaggtacaaggctctgatcaggaaatgtcccccggccatgtttaatgagtgggagaagcttcaaaacttctgtgaaggcttaacactgaaatcccaggaagctttggatcattcagctggaggttccttgcaactcatgaaaactgcagaagaggctcaagaactcattgatatggtgtccaacaatcaatatttctttgctcatcaaagaggccgccaaccatcacaaaggagaggagtaatggagctagaaggagtggattcaatcctagctcaaaacaagatgatgcagcagcaaattcagcaacaattcgagcaaatggccaagagaattgatagtctccaagttgcagcagtcaacactagccaatcatcaaccacatggggacagagtgaagaaactcaagaagaacaacaacaagagcaaatacagtatatgcacaaccaaggaccaaatgaagtgtatggtgatacatacaatccatcctggaagaaccacccaaacctcagatggggagataaccatacccaaaaccaacaaccatggcagaggaactcaaaccaacacaacccaagaagcaaccaaaatcacaaccagcagcaggctaaccaaaacccctacagaaaacctcaaaacaactaccccaaccttaaccaataccaatctaataaccaacccaccaaccaaaatgcctaccatccaccacccacatctcataacccacctcaaatatcacctgaagcccaaagaatcacacacttggaagccatgatagacaaaatgctgaaacaccaggaaatggtagccaagaatcaggaagcctccctgaagagcctagagagacagatggggcaactctccaagcaagtatctattgagagaccttcaaactcactgcccagtgacacaattccaaatcccaaggaagaatgcaaggaaatacaattaaggagtgggagaacattgataggcaacaatgacactacaaggaagcaagcagagaacatcaaagaaccaacggaggatgagaagcaaacaaaggcagataaggctaaggagcaagttgtgatgccaaacaaagacactgagaaactcaaagagaaggacaaccagccacatagctcaaaggaagtagctcaggggcagcaacaaataggaaagagcatcatacctccactaccatatccccagaggttcaacaaagaggttaaagaccagcattttcacaaattccttgagattttcaagaagttcgaaatcaatattcccttggatgaagcacttgagcaaatgcctctatattccaaatttctgaaggatcttatcaacaagaaaagaagttggcttgaaagggaaaccatattactcaccgaggaatgcagtgctgtgattcaacggggtattccaccaaaacttaaggatccgggaagctttgtagtctcatgcactattggcaagataattctcaacaaggctctctgtgacctgggtgccagcatcaatttaatgcctctctcaatgatgagaaaacttgccatagaagaacttaaacccaccaggatgtcactagtcatggctgacagatcaatcaagacacccaatggaattgtggagaatctgttggtgaaggttggggagtttattttcccagcagactttgtaattttggacactgaagaagaaggaaacgactcaatcattctgggaaggccatttctacacacagcaagggccatcattgatgtagaaaaaggagaaatgaccttcagggtccataatgaacaaatgatcataaatgtgttcaaatcaatgcaaaacgctcctgagcaagaggattacgtaagagtggatatgatagacagtttggtggaagaaacagtggaagaaaattttcaagagcaagaaggaaatcaaggggcaacagaggaacaagtggctgagacctTCACTGAGCAAGATGAAAGACAAGATAGCAATGAAGATGTGcaaaaacaagaactgaaacctttacccacccatctcaaatatgcattccttggcacatcggagagcttcccagtaatcattaattcatccctgacaaagaaggaagaaggagaacttcttgacgtACTCAAAGCTCATaaggatgctttaggatggaccattgatgacctgaagggaatcagccctgcagtatgtatgcataagatcctcttggaagataattccaaaccagtggttcaaccgcaaagaaggctaaatcctacaatgaaggaagttgtccagaaggaagtaataaagttgtggaatgcagggataatcttcccaatatctgacagcccatgggtaagtccggttcaagttgtgccaaagaagggagggatgacggtcatcactaatgagaagaatgagttgatccctactagaacagtgactgggtggaggatgtgcatagactatagaagattgaatgatgccaccaggaaggatcattttcctctcccattcattgatcagatgctggaaaggttagccggccatgcctattactgctttttggacggatattctgggtataatcaaatcgtggtggaccccaaggaccaagagaaaactgcctttacatgtccatttggagtttttgcatataggaggatgccttttgggctctgcaacgcccctgccacatttcaaaggtgtatgctctccattttttctgatatggtcgaaaaatttttagaagtcttcatggatgacttctctgtttttggtgataatttcaatgcttgcctaaaccatttaactcttgtcttgaaacggtgccaagaaactaatttggttttaaactgggagaaatgccatttcatggtacccgaagggattgttcttggccataaagtttcaagaaaagggatagaggttgataaggcaaaggttgagattatagaaaaactccctctaccaattaatgtgaaatctgttagaagtttcttggggcatgccggattttacagaaggtttatcaaggacttttcaaaaatagccaaacctttaagtaatctgttaatgcttgataacccttttgtttttgatgaaaactgccagcatgcatttgaaactttaaaaaataaactcacaacagcaccaatcatcacacctccagattgggaattaccttttgaactcatgtgtgatgcaagtgacattgcaattggtgctgtacttgggcaaaagaagggaaatttgcatcatgtcatatattatgcaagtaaagtgttgaatgaggcccaaagaaattacactacaacagaaaaagagttgttagctgtagtctatgcatttgataagttttga